A stretch of the Uranotaenia lowii strain MFRU-FL chromosome 3, ASM2978415v1, whole genome shotgun sequence genome encodes the following:
- the LOC129750765 gene encoding myosin-9 — MFKKLKEKITEEVKQSPQRLEQLSKGFQAAVSSASSTTSEISGSENFFSITEDDTPQNSPLRHSQTLGNSSTPIQSQGDDQINNNGNTSVGASAANANNNSSNASGSGSSFFSNITMTTNTGANINNGVSPTINRTRRLSNSSMASDVSFRLPAYDSPAIYHLETDVDISASETESVSGAAMASTNGQLDLVSKEKLFQAYKKALDRYQKYRERYTELARRYRELEKDNTKARSVLVETQDKALRRISELREQCSLEQQAKAHLDSNLRMEIDELQCVVKTLKTKLEAFGDNPDKVDVAAEEKDLISLASADSGFEGRIRQLEDQLAEEKRLKDVLRQEVIQLKKREEEHSITVAENKMAIHSELESKETEVKKLKEQLQSIEKNMKQVLLDKHSFGKEITELKNKLAVAEKAASKVKDMESTIAASNDQKNKLESKFIDFERKIMELEKEKNRLGGCVLDFEKENANLTSKLKESESKFDQTVKTNGELTEKIKNLEKLAKSFDSSDEVDALKKEISEISIRKEELHSTVQSNQNELQESRLKYLELEKAFEENEAIVKGLHEQIAKQKSEQEEKSSILESVQHELEEKRNKLIQMEDEIIRLKKTVSLDQEQLAEVTQALDAAKEVHDKDRASNEASLKEVFDQNNHLTVELKQFKDKLEKVNSKFKKITEEKTSLKSQNDQLQSDLKTYKQEINTLTQQKVALAEEIRNMKIINEQSESEALQSLQESMRASLAQAEERLLETTRDLNHVIELKSEENRKLSDEKDEMFEKQDVLQKEKDDLATETSNLKLKIDSLKNEKKDLEKTLEREIREKTELKTQVTNILQEIGRLEEQLTDVKNSHSAILNEKQSLEEKIERLQKQHTESKQKADKETNHKWQTKLKELETKLQQVECENSQLAEKNCLLEENNRRTAEEIKKLQAALQDAESVLKAEKKKAKEELRGKCQELEDKVKQTTEQLNQCTGDHAKLFNEKELLDHQHRSLQDALEAKEKEKLCVLDNNKCLTEELESIKANFSALEDDKLQLTAECDQLKIEIDKCRSEKDYLQGKQSELKAKMEKQNEILRKEIEIAKNCNQNKLAELEALVKKSNDEKQSFSKKVTDLENNLENYEQIKIENEFLNTTIKQLEDELQSLKEEKNKLNAAVNGKDAEINSIKGKISQSESAVEGKDQEIKKLINEFVCKEQELKAKILTLEHGKADAEKRCKEATTNFEKIGEELKVLKERHAENKQTLEEKVAEAVIARDELKSELERTKTELEGTMSFEKLNRSDLEQESEQLKQQVENLQQENERLKKDSQTIQELRLENENFIRDLDEMKNELNVAIADKLELTQQHSQLKEKFDAFNAETEENVLRFKQEMETLKQQQVSNVSSSLVNNNNINEDDEREERNKAFDDMRNRKDELENKLKKIMHEVQDVSNRNLFLEQKCENYLILEQSNERLKLQNEKLSRQLDETLVSMHHHEGIAANTEFEYLRNILFQYLSGSVNGNNSTLVKVIAAVLKFTPQQTQVVLEKEAHRRSLMGHLL; from the exons ATGTTCAAGAAGCTCAAGGAAAAAATCACCGAAGAGGTGAAGCAATCTCCGCAGAGACTAGAGCAACTGTCCAAAGGCTTTCAG gCTGCGGTGAGTTCGGCTTCCTCTACAACGTCGGAAATCTCTGGTAGCGAAAACTTTTTCAGCATCACAGAGGATG ACACCCCACAGAACTCGCCTCTTCGCCATTCACAAACATTGGGCAACAGCAGCACTCCGATCCAATCGCAAGGGGATGACCAGATAAACAACAATGGAAATACCTCGGTAGGTGCCAGTGCTGCGAACgcaaacaacaacagcagcaacgcTTCCGGAAGTGGTTCCTCGTTCTTCTCCAACATAACGATGACCACCAATACTGGTGCTAATATTAACAATGGGGTCTCACCAACCATTAATCGGACTCGACGGCTGTCCAACTCGTCGATGGCGAGCGACGTTTCGTTCCGATTACCGGCCTATGATTCTCCAGCT ATCTATCACCTGGAAACCGATGTCGACATATCGGCTAGCGAAACTGAATCGGTTTCGGGTGCAGCTATGGCGTCCACCAACGGTCAGCTCGATTTGGTCAGCAAAGAGAAACTGTTCCAGGCGTACAAAAAGGCTTTGGACCGATATCAGAAATACCGCGAGCGCTACACCGAGCTTGCTAGGCGTTATCGGGAACTTGAAAAGGATAACACCAAGGCACGGTCGGTGTTGGTGGAAACGCAAGATAAAGCACTGCGACGTATCAGCGAGCTGCGGGAACAGTGCTCTCTGGAGCAACAAGCCAAAGCACATTTGGACTCGAATTTACGCATGGAAATCGATGAACTGCAATGTGTCGTTAAAACCCTAAAGACCAAACTTGAAGCTTTCGGAGATAATCCCGACAAAGTAGACGTTGCAGCCGAGGAGAAAGATTTAATATCTCTTGCCAGCGCCGATAGTGGTTTCGAGGGAAGGATAAGGCAGCTGGAAGATCAATTGGCTGAAGAGAAACGCTTGAAAGATGTTTTAAGACAGGAAGTGATTCAGttaaagaaaagagaagaagAACATAGTATTACGGTTGCCGAAAATAAAATGGCGATTCATTCGGAACTGGAAAGCAAAGAAACAGAAgttaaaaaactaaaagaacaattgcaaagcattgaaaaaaatatgaaacaagtACTGCTAGATAAACATAGCTTTGGAAAAGAAATCACTGAGTTGAAAAATAAGCTTGCCGTTGCTGAGAAAGCTGCCTCAAAGGTGAAGGATATGGAAAGCACTATTGCTGCAAGTAACGATCAGAAGAATAaacttgaatcaaaatttatcgatttCGAACGAAAGATAATGGAACTGGAGAAAGAGAAAAACCGATTGGGTGGTTGtgttttagattttgaaaaagaaaatgctaACCTTACTAGTAAACTCAAAGAATCCGAGTCCAAATTTGACCAAACTGTTAAAACCAACGGtgaacttactgaaaaaattaagaacttagaaaaactggcaaaaagttttgattcatcGGATGAAGTGGATGCACTGAAAAAAGAGATAAGCGAAATTTCAATACGTAAAGAAGAGCTACATTCCACagttcaatcaaatcaaaatgaacTTCAAGAAAGCAGGTTGAAATATTTGGAACTTGAAAAAGCGTTCGAAGAAAACGAGGCAATCGTCAAAGGGTTGCACGAGCAAATTGCCAAGCAAAAATCAGAACAAGAAGAAAAATCTTCCATTCTGGAATCCGTTCAGCACGAACTGGAagaaaaacgaaacaaattAATTCAGATGGAAGATGAAATAATTCGGTTGAAGAAGACGGTTTCCTTAGATCAGGAACAATTGGCTGAAGTAACCCAAGCTCTAGATGCAGCCAAAGAAGTTCATGATAAAGATCGTGCAAGTAACGAAGCCAGTTTGAAAGAGGTATTCGACCAAAATAACCATCTTACCGTAGAGTTGAAACAGTTCAAAGATAAACTGGAAAAGGTTAacagtaaattcaaaaaaatcaccgaagaaAAAACTAGCCTAAAATCTCAAAATGATCAATTGCAATCGGACTTGAAAACTTATAAACAGGAAATAAATACACTAACCCAACAAAAGGTTGCACTCGCTGAAGAAATTCGGAACATGAAAATCATCAACGAGCAATCTGAATCAGAAGCGTTGCAATCACTGCAGGAATCTATGAGGGCAAGTCTTGCACAGGCCGAAGAACGATTGCTAGAAACAACTCGAGACCTTAACCACGTGATTGAGCTGAAATCTGAAGAAAATCGTAAGTTATCTGATGAGAAagatgaaatgtttgaaaaacaagaCGTCCTACAAAAGGAGAAGGATGATCTTGCCACGGAAACCAGTAATCTGAAACTCAAGAttgattcattgaaaaatgaaaagaaagatTTGGAGAAAACGCTCGAGCGTGAGATTCGTGAGAAAACGGAACTGAAGACTCAGGTTACAAATATCCTTCAAGAAATCGGCCGTTTAGAGGAGCAATTAACCGATgtcaaaaattcacattctgcgattttaaatgagaaacaatcattggaagaaaaaattgagagaTTACAGAAGCAACACACCGAGTCGAAACAGAAAGCTGACAAAGAAACTAACCATAAATGGCAAACAAAATTAAAGGAATTGGAAACTAAATTACAACAGGTAGAGTGTGAAAATTCTCAGCTGGCAGAAAAGAATTGTTTATTGGAAGAGAACAACAGGCGAACTGCAGAAGAAATCAAGAAACTTCAAGCCGCTTTGCAGGATGCGGAAAGTGTTCTCAaagctgaaaagaaaaaagcGAAAGAAGAACTACGAGGTAAGTGCCAGGAACTGGAAGACAAAGTAAAACAAACCACAGAACAGTTAAACCAATGCACAGGAGACCatgcaaagttgttcaacgaaaAAGAACTGTTAGATCACCAACACAGATCACTGCAAGATGCTCTGGAAGCTAAGGAAAAGGAAAAGCTTTGCGTCTTAGATAACAATAAATGTTTAACGGAGGAATTAGAATCAATTAAAGCCAATTTTAGTGCTCTGGAAGACGATAAATTGCAATTAACTGCGGAATGCGACCAATTGAAGATCGAAATCGATAAATGTCGCTCCGAGAAGGATTACCTTCAAGGTAAACAGAGCGAATTGAAAGCCAAGATGGAAAAACAAAACGAGATACTTCGCAAAGAAATCGAAATCGCTAAAAATTGCAATCAGAACAAATTGGCGGAATTGGAAGCTCtggttaaaaaatcaaatgacgaaaaacaaagttttagcAAAAAAGTAACTGATTTGGAgaacaatttagaaaattacgagcaaattaaaattgaaaatgaatttttaaacactACAATTAAACAGCTTGAAGATGAATTACAATCGCtaaaagaagagaaaaacaaactaaatgCAGCAGTTAACGGGAAGGATGCCGAAATAAATTccatcaaaggaaaaataagccAAAGTGAATCAGCTGTTGAGGGTAAAGACCAGGAAATCAAAAAGCTCATAAACGAATTTGTTTGCAAAGAACAAGAACTAAAGGCTAAAATTCTCACACTTGAACACGGTAAAGCGGATGCCGAGAAGCGATGCAAAGAGGCGACGACGAATTTCGAGAAGATCGGAGAAGAGTTAAAAGTTCTTAAAGAGCGTCACGCAGAGAACAAGCAAACGTTGGAGGAAAAGGTTGCAGAGGCTGTGATAGCTAGGGATGAACTAAAAAGCGAACTGGAGCGCACCAAGACTGAGCTCGAGGGTACGATGAGCTTTGAGAAACTTAATCGAAGCGACCTGGAACAAGAGAGTGAGCAATTGAAGCAGCAAGTCGAAAATCTGCAGCAGGAAAACGAACGGCTTAAAAAGGACAGTCAAACCATTCAAGAATTGAGAttagaaaacgaaaattttatcagggatttggatgaaatgaaaaacgagCTGAATGTTGCAATTGCCGATAAATTAGAGCTGACGCAACAGCATTCGCAATTAAAAGAAAAGTTTGACGCTTTCAATGCAGAAACCGAGGAGAATGTTTTAAGGTTCAAACAGGAAATGGAGACACTGAAGCAGCAACAGGTTTCGAACGTCAGTTCATCCCTGgttaacaacaacaacatcaacgagGACGATGAGCGGGAAGAGAGGAACAAAGCGTTCGATGATATGCGAAATCGGAAGGATGAGCTggagaataaattgaaaaaaataatgcacGAGGTCCAGGATGTGTCCAATCGGAATCTTTTCCTGGAGCAGAAGTGCGAAAACTATCTCATTCTGGAGCAATCAAATGAACGGCTGAAGCTTCAGAACGAAAAACTTTCGCGACAGTTAGATGAGACGTTG GTTTCTATGCACCATCACGAGGGAATCGCGGCAAATACGGAATTCGAATATCTACGTAATATCCTTTTCCAG tatcTGAGTGGTAGCGTCAACGGCAACAATTCCACCTTAGTCAAAGTAATAGCTGCTGTGCTCAAGTTCACTCCGCAGCAAACGCAGGTCGTGCTGGAAAAAGAAGCCCATAGACGATCATTG atGGGCCATCTTCTATAG